A genomic segment from Melanotaenia boesemani isolate fMelBoe1 chromosome 9, fMelBoe1.pri, whole genome shotgun sequence encodes:
- the LOC121646633 gene encoding beta-galactosidase-1-like protein 2 isoform X2 — protein MNRVEGLRAESSQFTLEGKPFRILGGSVHYFRVPRAYWKDRLMKMKACGLNTLTTYVPWNLHEPERGVFNFEDHLNLEAYLRLAASLDLWVILRPGPYICAEWDLGGLPSWLLRDQSMKLRTTYSGFKKAVNSYFDQLMEKVAPHQYSQGGPIIAFQVENEYGSYAKDEEYMPFIKEALLSRGITELLLTSDNNEGLKRGGVKGALETINFQKLDLNDIKHLDGIQPQKPKMVMEYWTGWFDLWGGLHHVYTAEDMLPVVTEVLKLNMSINLYMFHGGTNFGFMNGAFAVDIPSPKPMVTSYDYDAPLSEAGDYTTKYHLLRNLFSHYHTQPLPELPSRQERRAYHPIIIEKHLSLWDSLHFTEKPLKSERPVNMENLPVNNNNGQSYGYTLYETTITSGGALNSKNNVRDRALVFVDKHFVGVLDYEVQEIAIPDGKGRRTLGLLVENSGRVNYGKTLDEQRKGLVGDIQLNTHLLRDFIIHSLDMKPDFVRRLERSDYWMSMHQQPSFPAFFQARLYVNSSPKDTFIKLPGWNKGVVFINGKNLGRYWSIGPQQTLYLPGPWLQRGDNQVIVFEEQETDGKIQFTTSPDYGMTVDVQ, from the exons ATGAACCGTGTGGAGGGTCTAAGAGCTGAGTCGTCTCAGTTTACATTGGAGGGGAAACCTTTTCGCATCCTGGGGGGCTCTGTCCATTACTTCCGCGTCCCCAGAGCCTACTGGAAGGACCggctgatgaagatgaaggcCTGTGGCCTCAATACTCTCACAAC CTATGTACCGTGGAACCTGCATGAGCCAGAGCGAGGGGTGTTTAACTTTGAGGATCATCTGAATTTAGA AGCCTACTTACGTCTTGCAGCCAGCTTGGATCTCTGGGTGATTCTGCGTCCAGGGCCATACATCTGTGCTGAGTGGGATTTAGGTGGGCTgcccag TTGGCTACTTCGAGATCAGAGCATGAAGCTAAGAACAACCTACTCAGGATTCAAAAAAGCAGTCAACTCCTACTTTGATCAGCTCATGGAGAAAGTAGCTCCACACCAG TACTCCCAAGGTGGCCCAATCATAGCATTTCAAGTGGAAAATGAATATGGCTCCTATGCTAAAGATGAAGAGTATATGCCTTTCATCAAGGAG GCTTTATTGTCCAGGGGCatcacagagctgctgctgaccTCCGACAACAATGAAGGGCTAAAGCGTGGAGGAGTGAAAGGAG ctcttGAAACCATCAACTTTCAGAAACTGGATCTAAATGACATCAAGCACTTGGATGGAATTCAG CCTCAGAAACCCAAGATGGTGATGGAGTACTGGACTGGTTGGTTTGATCTATGGGGAggccttcatcatgtctacactGCTGAGG ATATGTTACCTGTAGTCACAGAAGTTCTTAAGCTGAACATGTCTATAAACCTTTACATGTTCCATGGAGGAACCAATTTTGGCTTCATGAATGGTGCATTTGCAGTGGATATACCGTCTCCTAAACCCATGGTGACAAGCTATG ATTACGATGCTCCACTATCTGAGGCTGGGGATTACACCACCAAGTATCATCTTCTGAGGAATTTATTCAGCCACTACCACA CCCAGCCACTCCCTGAACTTCCTTCTCGCCAGGAGAGGAGAGCATACCATCCTATTATCATAGAGAAGCACCTGTCCCTGTGGGACAGTCTGCATTTCACTGAAAAG CCTTTGAAGTCAGAGAGGCCGGTGAACATGGAGAACCTCCCTGTTAATAACAACAATGGCCAGTCATACGGGTACACACTGTATGAGACCACCATCACCAGCGGAGGAGCCCTAAACTCCAAGAACAACGTCAGAGACAGAGCACTG GTTTTTGTGGACAAACATTTTGTTGGTGTTCTGGACTATGAAGTGCAAGAAATTGCAATACCAGATGGGAAG GGAAGAAGAACTTTGGGTTTACTGGTGGAAAACAGCGGAAGAGTGAATTATGGGAAAACTCTGGATGAACAGCGCAAAG GTCTTGTTGGGGATATTCAGTTAAATACACATCTCCTCAGAGACTTCATTATTCACAGTCTGGATATGAAGCCGGACTTTGTAAGGAG ACTTGAACGTTCAGACTACTGGATGTCTATGCACCAGCAGCCTTCATTCCCAGCCTTTTTTCAGGCTAGACTCTATGTAAACAGCTCTCCTAAAGACACCTTCATCAAGCTGCCT GGCTGGAACAAAGGTGTTGTTTTTATCAACGGCAAGAATTTGGGACGTTATTGGTCTATTGGTCCTCAGCAAACTCTCTATCTCCCAGGTCCCTGGCTTCAGAGAGGGGACAACCAG GTCATAGTGTTCGAAGAGCAGGAAACTGATGGTAAAATCCAGTTCACCACCAGCCCTGATTACGGCATGACTGTTGATGTCCAGTGA
- the LOC121646633 gene encoding beta-galactosidase-1-like protein 2 isoform X1, whose protein sequence is MEQSSLFGVRLSLKQRYFLLFTTAITLIIVYQFSRHRPEVRRMNRVEGLRAESSQFTLEGKPFRILGGSVHYFRVPRAYWKDRLMKMKACGLNTLTTYVPWNLHEPERGVFNFEDHLNLEAYLRLAASLDLWVILRPGPYICAEWDLGGLPSWLLRDQSMKLRTTYSGFKKAVNSYFDQLMEKVAPHQYSQGGPIIAFQVENEYGSYAKDEEYMPFIKEALLSRGITELLLTSDNNEGLKRGGVKGALETINFQKLDLNDIKHLDGIQPQKPKMVMEYWTGWFDLWGGLHHVYTAEDMLPVVTEVLKLNMSINLYMFHGGTNFGFMNGAFAVDIPSPKPMVTSYDYDAPLSEAGDYTTKYHLLRNLFSHYHTQPLPELPSRQERRAYHPIIIEKHLSLWDSLHFTEKPLKSERPVNMENLPVNNNNGQSYGYTLYETTITSGGALNSKNNVRDRALVFVDKHFVGVLDYEVQEIAIPDGKGRRTLGLLVENSGRVNYGKTLDEQRKGLVGDIQLNTHLLRDFIIHSLDMKPDFVRRLERSDYWMSMHQQPSFPAFFQARLYVNSSPKDTFIKLPGWNKGVVFINGKNLGRYWSIGPQQTLYLPGPWLQRGDNQVIVFEEQETDGKIQFTTSPDYGMTVDVQ, encoded by the exons ATGGAACAGTCTTCTTTGTTTGGTGTTCGCCTGTCCTTAAAACAACGGTACTTCCTGCTGTTTACCACTGCCATAACTCTGATAATTGTTTATCAGTTTTCAAG GCATCGTCCAGAAGTGAGAAGAATGAACCGTGTGGAGGGTCTAAGAGCTGAGTCGTCTCAGTTTACATTGGAGGGGAAACCTTTTCGCATCCTGGGGGGCTCTGTCCATTACTTCCGCGTCCCCAGAGCCTACTGGAAGGACCggctgatgaagatgaaggcCTGTGGCCTCAATACTCTCACAAC CTATGTACCGTGGAACCTGCATGAGCCAGAGCGAGGGGTGTTTAACTTTGAGGATCATCTGAATTTAGA AGCCTACTTACGTCTTGCAGCCAGCTTGGATCTCTGGGTGATTCTGCGTCCAGGGCCATACATCTGTGCTGAGTGGGATTTAGGTGGGCTgcccag TTGGCTACTTCGAGATCAGAGCATGAAGCTAAGAACAACCTACTCAGGATTCAAAAAAGCAGTCAACTCCTACTTTGATCAGCTCATGGAGAAAGTAGCTCCACACCAG TACTCCCAAGGTGGCCCAATCATAGCATTTCAAGTGGAAAATGAATATGGCTCCTATGCTAAAGATGAAGAGTATATGCCTTTCATCAAGGAG GCTTTATTGTCCAGGGGCatcacagagctgctgctgaccTCCGACAACAATGAAGGGCTAAAGCGTGGAGGAGTGAAAGGAG ctcttGAAACCATCAACTTTCAGAAACTGGATCTAAATGACATCAAGCACTTGGATGGAATTCAG CCTCAGAAACCCAAGATGGTGATGGAGTACTGGACTGGTTGGTTTGATCTATGGGGAggccttcatcatgtctacactGCTGAGG ATATGTTACCTGTAGTCACAGAAGTTCTTAAGCTGAACATGTCTATAAACCTTTACATGTTCCATGGAGGAACCAATTTTGGCTTCATGAATGGTGCATTTGCAGTGGATATACCGTCTCCTAAACCCATGGTGACAAGCTATG ATTACGATGCTCCACTATCTGAGGCTGGGGATTACACCACCAAGTATCATCTTCTGAGGAATTTATTCAGCCACTACCACA CCCAGCCACTCCCTGAACTTCCTTCTCGCCAGGAGAGGAGAGCATACCATCCTATTATCATAGAGAAGCACCTGTCCCTGTGGGACAGTCTGCATTTCACTGAAAAG CCTTTGAAGTCAGAGAGGCCGGTGAACATGGAGAACCTCCCTGTTAATAACAACAATGGCCAGTCATACGGGTACACACTGTATGAGACCACCATCACCAGCGGAGGAGCCCTAAACTCCAAGAACAACGTCAGAGACAGAGCACTG GTTTTTGTGGACAAACATTTTGTTGGTGTTCTGGACTATGAAGTGCAAGAAATTGCAATACCAGATGGGAAG GGAAGAAGAACTTTGGGTTTACTGGTGGAAAACAGCGGAAGAGTGAATTATGGGAAAACTCTGGATGAACAGCGCAAAG GTCTTGTTGGGGATATTCAGTTAAATACACATCTCCTCAGAGACTTCATTATTCACAGTCTGGATATGAAGCCGGACTTTGTAAGGAG ACTTGAACGTTCAGACTACTGGATGTCTATGCACCAGCAGCCTTCATTCCCAGCCTTTTTTCAGGCTAGACTCTATGTAAACAGCTCTCCTAAAGACACCTTCATCAAGCTGCCT GGCTGGAACAAAGGTGTTGTTTTTATCAACGGCAAGAATTTGGGACGTTATTGGTCTATTGGTCCTCAGCAAACTCTCTATCTCCCAGGTCCCTGGCTTCAGAGAGGGGACAACCAG GTCATAGTGTTCGAAGAGCAGGAAACTGATGGTAAAATCCAGTTCACCACCAGCCCTGATTACGGCATGACTGTTGATGTCCAGTGA